Below is a window of Procambarus clarkii isolate CNS0578487 chromosome 19, FALCON_Pclarkii_2.0, whole genome shotgun sequence DNA.
aaggcctatcagcctccggagggttgttaaggcctatcagcctccggagggttgttaaggcctatcagcctccaaagggttgttaagacctatcagcctccggagggttgttaaggcctatcagcctccaAAGGGTTGTTAACTCCTATCAGCCtccggagggttgttaaggcctatcagcctccgGAGGGTTGTCAAGGCCTATCAGCCTCCGGAGGGTTGTCAAGGCCTATCAGCCtccggagggttgttaaggcctatcagcctccgGAGGGTTGTCAAGGCCTATCAGCCTCCGGAGGGTTGTCAAGGCCTATCAGCCTCCGGAGGGTTGTCAAGGCCTATCAGCCTCCGGAGGGTTGTCAAGGCCTATCAGCCTCCGGAGGGTTTTCAAGGCCTATCAGCCTCGGGAGAAATGTTTGAACCGAGACTCTGGGAAAGCAGTAAGGACTGACGTGAGAGAGACTGTGGGAAACACACATTTGGTGCACATtttccatcaccacaacactggaaACAGAGTACCGTCAATACTGTCCTGTACACATACCTATACTACGCTGTTACTCTTGTTATCTGGCGTGTGTACTATCTCCCTAACATAGGTGTTCTTATCCGGCATGTTTAGTATCAAACTAATAATTAAAGCGGTTTAATCATcccgttctcctaaggtttccaaATGCTaagaaattgtcgtactaaagtgcccttatcctaaccaaccagaggacccacatacagaaaacgggacattatgtcaacttcacgagccgctaccattttctagcacGACAGTTTTTGGCCGTAGGTAGAGTGTACGTCATAAGGCGACGCTCTATTAGGACGGGTTGCTTTAATGTCTTTGATAAAACATTAGTTTCAGTATTCAGTATTTTTTTAAGAATTTTTCAGTATTCTTTAAGAAATTAAAGTTGCAGCTTAAGATATATTTTGGTGATCTGGTCTTTGGGGTTAGAGAAGGTTGAGAGCTGGCAACCCTGTGAGGTGCTCAGCTGGCAACTGTGTGACGTGTCCAGCTGGCAACTGTGTGAGGTGCTCAGCTGGCAACTGTGTGAGGTGCTCAGCTGGCAACTGTGTGAGGTGCTCAGCTGGCAACTGTGTGAGGTGCTCAGCTGGCAACTGTGTGAGGTGCTCAGCTGGCAACTGTGTGAGGTGTCCAGCTGGCAACTGTGTGAGGTGTCCAGCTGGCAACTGTGTGAGGTGCTCAGCTGGCAACTGTGTGACGTGTCCAGCTGGCAACTGTGTGAGGTGCTCAGCTGGCAACTGTGTGACGTGTCCAGCTGGCAACTGTGTGAGGTGCTCAGCTGGCAACTGTGTGAGGTGCTCAGCTGGCAACTGTGTGACGTGTCCAGCTGGCAACTGTGTGAGGTGCTCAGCTGGCAACTGTGTGAGGTGCTCAGCTGGCAACTGTGTGAGGTGCTCAGCTGGCAACTGTGTGAGGTGCTCAGCTGGCAACTGTGTGAGGTGCTCAGCTGGCAACTGTGTGAGGTGCTCAGCTGGCAACTGTGTGAGGTGCTCAGCTGGCAACTGTGTGACGTGTCCAGCTGGCAACTGTGTGAGGTGCTCAGCTGGCAACTGTGTGAGGTGCTCAGCTGGCAACTGTGTGAGGTGCTCAGCTGGCAACTGTGTGAGGTGCTCAGCTGGCAACTGTGTGAGGTGCTCAGCTGGCAACTGTGTGAGGTGCTCAGCTGGCAACTGTGTGAGGTGTCCAGCTGGCAACTGTGTGAGGTGCTCAGCTGGCAACTGTGTGAGGTGTCCAGCTGGCAACTGTGTGAGGGGCTCAGCTGGCAACTGTGTGAGGTGTCTAGCTGGCAACTGTGTGAGGTGCTCAGCTGGCAACTGTGTGAGGTGTCTAGCTGGCAACTGTGTAACGTGTCCAGCTGGCAACTGTGTGAGGTGCTCAGCTGGCAACTGTGTGAGGTGTCCAGCTGGCAACTGTGTGAGGTGCTCAGCTGGCAACTGTGTGAGGTGTCTAGCTGGCAACTGTGTGAGGTGTCCAGCTGGCAACTGTGTGAGGTGCTCAGCTGGCAACTGTGTGAGGTGTCTAGCTGGCAACTGTGTGAGGTGCTCAGCTGGCAACTGTGTGAGGTGCTCAGCTGGCAACTGTGTGAGGTGTCTAGCTGGCAACTGTGTGACGTGTCCAGCTGGCAACTGTGTGAGGTGCTCAGCTGGCAACTGTGTGAGGTGTCTAGCTGGCAACTGTGTGACGTGTCCAGCTGGCAACTGTGTGAGGTGCTCAGCTGGCAACTGTGTGAGGTGTCTAGCTGGCAACTGTGTGAGGTGCTCAGCTGGCAACTGTGTGAGGTGTCTAGCTGGCAGCTGTGTGAGGTGTCCAGCTGGCAACTGTGTGAGGTGTCCAGCTGGCAACTGGCAACCAGCTGGGTTGCTCCTCCTATCACTGGTACCCAGACACAGCCGAGACACGTAGACAGGAAGGTACAGGTACACTGGGCCCCCTCACGGTACACTGCTGCTGTAGACAGGAAGGTACAGGTACACTGGGCCCCCTCACGGTACACTGCTGCTGTAGACAGAAGATAACCTGTCTCTCGCAATAATGTGTGTAAACTGTGTATCCTTCTCTGTATACCCGTCCAGtgtattatcccccccccccacaccgtgtATAGCTGAGTATAGCAATGATATACATGGGTCCACATTCCCCCATTACTCAAAACGCCACCTATTGTATTTGTattaatacaacaaaatacaTGCCGAGCGCCATTAGAGTTAGCTAGTTGATCAACTGTATTTCTTTTTtaccctcaataataataataataataacaataataataataatattaataataataataatgcataaAGTGGTCACAATAATGTGATGAAACTGACCATTtttactttggtgaaactggccgaacactgaatgacagacttaaggaacacaaaagaggTGTTAATTTAAGTCtgtagacacaaacaatgctcacttgtcatgttagggattctaatcatcctattgattggtcttcctccaaaataatctttcctgcctctactctacacagtcgccgtcttgttgaatccgctctgatacacaacctacccaacatgaacctgagttgCTGACTGAACCTGCTGTTgaatcttccctttcacagtacatacttaaATGTTCTAAGTTTTCTAAcatacgtgacctaacataagcctgctcttccttttatctttcttttatctttttttttgttttctcttGCGAGCCCTTTCTTATTGCTATTATTACACCTTACTTTCCATTCCTTTTTGCCTTGCTCTTCTCCTCCTCTAAgctttccatctctctctctctctctctctctctctctctctctctctctctctctctctctctctctctctctctctctctctctctcgcctactTATCCCCGTGCCTCCTTCGTCTCATCAcagtcaacttgagaatggtccacgacggaccgaaacgtcgtcgtctcttcaatttctagtgtgtggtctggtcaacatctgttAGTCAGGTGTTGGGTGAGAggagagcagcagcaggtgtgtgtgtgtcaacatctGTTAGTCAGGTGTTGGGTGAGAggagagcagcagcaggtgtgtgtgtgtgtcaacatctGTTAGTCAGGTGTTGGGTGAGAggagagcagcagcaggtgtgtgtgtgtgtcaacatctGTTAGTCAGGTGTTGGGTGAGAggagagcagcagcaggtgtgtgtgtgtgtcaacatctGTTAGTCAGGTGTTGGGTGAGAggagagcagcagcaggtgtgtgtgtgtgtcaacatctGTTAGTCAGGTGTTGGGTGAGAggagagcagcagcaggtgtgtgtgtgtgtcaacatctGTTAGTCAGGTGTTGGGTGAGAggagagcagcagcaggtgtgtgtgtgtcaacatctGTTAGTCAGGTGTTGGGTGAGAggagagcagcagcaggtgtgtgtgtgtgtcaacatctGTTAGTCAGGTGTTGGGTGAGAggagagcagcagcaggtgtgtgtgtgtcgccgtCTGTGACCTCTGTCCTGGGTCCATACGCTTGTGTAAACTCTGTAAATTGCGCAATATAAATTCAGATATCATGTGTGTAAATCCAAGGCACTGAGGGCATGTAAGAGCAAGTGTAAATCGGAGTCATTGAGAGCATGTGTAAATCCGACCATCTAAGAGCATGTGTAAATCCGACCATCTAAGAGCATGTGTAAATCCAACCATCTAAGAGCATGTGTAAATCCAACCATCTAAGAGCATGTGTAAATCCGACCATCTAAGAGCATGTGTAAATCCAACCATCTAAGAGCATGTGTAAATCCGACCATCTAAGAGCATGTGTAAATCCAACCATCTAAGAGCAAGTGTAAATCGGAGTCATTGAGAGCATGTGTAAATCCGACCATCTAAGAGCATGTGTAAATCCGACCATCTAAGAGCATGTGTAAATCCAACCATCTAAGAGCATGTGTAAATCCGACCATCTAAGAGCAAGTGTAAATCGGAGTCATTGAGAGCATGTGTAAATCCGACCATCTAAGAGCATGTGTAAATCCGACCATCTAAGAGCATGTGTAAATCCAACCATCTAAGAGCATGTGTAAATCCGAATGCCTACCAATTAGTATCAATTAATATCCTAGAATTGTGTGTAATTTTGGGCAATAGGAATTCAGGAAAGTATGCCTTCATgaaagaaagaaatccgaaagtaTGCGTTGATCAGGATTAATTCATGTTCAAATGTGAACTAATTGGGGGGAGTAAATGTACGTGTAAATCTACTTTAGTTCGTGAACACAAATCAGAAAACGAGTGCACGTAGTAGAACTGTTTGTGTGCCATTGAAAGTCGGGAAAGGAAGCAAACGGTGAACTTCTAGCATAGTCTCCCCCGAACATTCTGGAGTTAAAGAGGATGTAACAACGCCAGGGAAttcgaagaaaatagataaaaataAGTAAGGGGGAGACTAAACAAGACTGATTACCAAAGAAAACTAGTCGGAGAGAGGAAGCATATTGTATTCGGTTTTTAAGGATATTCCTATCCATGGGCGAGGCAGTCCGCGTGGTCACCCATTCAGTGCTGACCAGGTGCAACGGTGCTTCACTTCACTGACACATGATATGAAATACACATTTTAAATTATGTAAAGACACAAGTAATCTGAACGTTTCAGCCATAACTGAACCATTAGAGAATTTCAATGTGAAAATCGGTTAAGTAGGAGGGAGCTCGATCCAGCGTCCTGAGTGACCCAACACTCACGCCTTGACCCACAGACCACGACAATTATACAacctccgtggcgcagtggtaagacactcgcctggcgtttcgcaagcgccttgccttgggttcgaatcctggccggggaggattgaccgggcgccaatccttaactgtagcctctgttcacccagcagtgaatgggtacctggttgttaaacgattcggcggggtcgtattccggggaaattagggttaaggaccttgcccgaaacgctacgcgtaatagtggctttacaagaatgtaatgtaAAACTTCGTGACTTCATTGTGTATCTGACGGGAGCATTTGGTGGAGATCTGCTTGACCAGCGCCAGGCAGTATGCGGGTCACCTGGATTCACCTGACTTAACCGTCATAATTTAGATTGATTACCAGCTCGGTGCCTCCACAGTAAGCCCCCTAGTggtcccaacccgtcctcgactcaagtccattacgtccagcggtcaaccccacagacgcattcataaattttaacatgctgttcattcaaaacgggaattttctca
It encodes the following:
- the LOC138366351 gene encoding leucine-rich repeat-containing G-protein coupled receptor 5-like, which encodes MAANVSTWQPTFRHGSQRFNMAANVSTWQPTFRHGSQRFNMAANVSTWQPTFQHGSQRFNMAANVSTWQPTFQHGSQRFNMAANVSTWRPTFQHGGQRFNMAANVSTWRPTFQHGGQRFNMAANVSTWRPTFRHGSQRFDMAANVSTWRPTFQHGGQRFDMAANVSTWQPTFRHGSQRFNMAANVSTWQPTFQHGGQRFNMAAILDRRSNPAGCQLPAGHLTQLPAGHLTQLPARHLTQLPAEHLTQLPARHLTQLPAEHLTQLPAGHVTQLPARHLTQLPAEHLTQLPAGHVTQLPARHLTQLPAEHLTQLPAEHLTQLPARHLTQLPAEHLTQLPAGHLTQLPARHLTQLPAEHLTQLPAGHLTQLPAEHLTQLPAGHVTQLPARHLTQLPAEHLTQLPARHLTQLPAEPLTQLPAGHLTQLPAEHLTQLPAGHLTQLPAEHLTQLPAEHLTQLPAEHLTQLPAEHLTQLPAEHLTQLPAEHLTQLPAGHVTQLPAEHLTQLPAEHLTQLPAEHLTQLPAEHLTQLPAEHLTQLPAEHLTQLPAEHLTQLPAGHVTQLPAEHLTQLPAEHLTQLPAGHVTQLPAEHLTQLPAGHVTQLPAEHLTQLPAGHLTQLPAGHLTQLPAEHLTQLPAEHLTQLPAEHLTQLPAEHLTQLPAEHLTQLPAGHVTQLPAEHLTGLPALNLL